DNA sequence from the Nicotiana tomentosiformis chromosome 3, ASM39032v3, whole genome shotgun sequence genome:
AAGAACCATCTTCCACTGAGGCGAgcgaggatgaagtggaggtcctgCCCGAGGACATCTCGCTCGGTAAAGAGTGGGTAAGGAAGATGAACACGGGGATTGACGCCATGGAGATCTTTGGCCAACGCTTGGGGAAGGTGAAATGCACCCTTAGCGTTCTTGAGGGGCACACTATTGAAGAGATTGAGAGTATCCGAAATGATTTGGAGAGATGTACACAAACCGAGATGGAGCTAAGGCAAACCATCACTGCCTTAGAGTGCAGACTCATGGAGGCTTTGAGTATTATTAATACTATGAAGTCAAAGATAGAGTCACTCGAAGAGCATGTTACTGCTAGCGTGACCGAGGCAGCCAGCAATGTTGTGGTGACGagggaggccaagatcgaggctcctAAACCCCCGATATTCAAAGGTGTTCGTGATGCataagaagtggaaaacttcctttGGCACTTGAAGAACTACTTCAAGCACGGCAAAGTAAAGGACGACGAGGCTATGATCAACACTGCAGTGTTGTACCTCTCAGAGACTGCCATGCTATAGTGGAGAAGGAAGATGGCCGACGTGGATAAAGGTCTATGTACTATTCGCACGTGGGATCAGTTCAAAGCTGAGTTCAAGCGACAGTTCTTTCCAAACAATGTCTTGTACGAGGCAAGGCGCAAGCTTAGGTAGTTGAAGCAAACATGGAGCATACGTGTCTATGTCAAGGAGTTCACTACCCTTATGCTTCAAATCCCCAACCTAACTTATGATGACTTGTTGTTCCACTTCATGGACAGGTTGCAAAATTGGGCTAAGCAGGAGTTACAACGCCGGCAAGTCGCAAATATAGACCAAGCCATAGTGGAGGCCGAATCATTGATGGATTTTAGGCATGTAAAGCACGACAAAGGGAAAGTCAAAGAATCAAAGTTTAACAATGTCAAAGGTGGGGGAGACCGTGGCAAAGGCaaggagatacaacaacaatactacAAGACTCAAGATTACAAAAAAGTTGAGTGGCCGTCAGGGCTACGCCGAGAAGAAGGTGCAGGCCGAGAAGAAGGGATGTTATATATGCGGAGGGCCGCACAGCTTCAGGAATTGTCCCGACCTAACGAGCCTTAGCGCCATGGTCCGTGAACAGAAGGAGAAATCGCAAGGAGAGAGTTTAGGAACCGCACAATTAGGTATGATCGGATTATGCGGTGCTGTCACAAAACAATATATCCAACCTACCGAGAATGGCAACCAGTACGTGGATCTCACCATCAACAACAAGCCTGCTCGTGCAATGGTGGATACTGGAGCAACTCATAATTTCGTGACTGAGGCTGCCGCAAAAAGACTAGAATTGAAGCTTGCTCCAACCAACTCCCGCGTCAAGACTGTGAATGTCGAGGTACAAAATGCTCATGGGGTAGCTAATGGAGTTGGTGTCAAATTGGGAACTTGGAAAGGTATGACAAACTTTACCGTAACCGTTATGGATATCTTTGACATCATATTGGGACAAGAGTTCTTTAGACATTGTCATACTTTGATCGATCCCTACCTCCAACATCTCTTGGTTATGGAGCGAGAAGGAGCATGCATGGTACCTACAGTGTCTATGCCACACGGACAGAGCCAAGCACAACTCTCAGCTATACAGGTTGTCAAGGGGATCAAGAAGGGGGAGCCGACGTTCGTGGCAACCATCGCAAGTCTGGAGGAAGACAAGAGTTTTCAAGATACACTACCACCTTGCATAGAAAAGTTGCTTGAGGAAAACAAAGATGTCATGCCCAAGGAGTTGCCTAAGCAATTGCCGCCTAGGCGAGAGGTGGATCACAAGATTGAGTTGGAGCCAGGGGCTAAGCCACCCGTATTTtccccatatcgtatggcaccgcccGAGCTAGAGGAGCTTAGGAAACAATTGAAAGAGCTGCTAGATGCTGGTCACATTCTCCCATCAAAAGCACCTTTCGGCGCACCAGTATTGttccagaagaagaaggatggatcactacgcttgtgcatagactaccgagcacttaataaggtcacagtgAAGAATAAGTACCCCATCCCGCTCATTGCTGATTTGTTCGATAGACTTGGGCAAGCCAAGTATTTTACCAAGGTGGATCTTCGCAAGGGCTACTACCAGGTTCGCATTGCAGAGGGGGATGAGCCAAAGACAACATGTGTGGCGAGATATGGAGCCTTTGAGTGGTTGGTGATGCCTTTCGGCTTAACCAATGCACCTGCCATATTTTGCACCATTATGAATAAGATTTTtcatccctaccttgatcagttcgTGGTAGTCTACCTAGACGACATAGTCATCTACAGCAACACCTTGGAAGAGCATATGAAGCACTTAAGGAAGGTTTTCCAAGTCTTGCGGGAGAACGAGCTATACATCAAGAGGGAGAAATGCGAGTTTGCACAATCAAAGGTGCACTTCTTAGGCCATGTTATTAGCAATGGCGAGCTACGCATGGACGAGGCTAAGGTACGTGCTATCCAGGAGTGGGAGGCACCTATAAAGGTAACTGAGTtgagatccttccttggccttgttAACTACTATCGTCGGTTCATCTGTGGCTACTCAACAAAGGCCGCACCATTGACTGAGTTGCTAAAGAAGAACAAGCCATGGGTTTGGACGGAGCATTTTCAAAGGGCTTTTGAAGACCTCAAGGCAGCTGTAATAGAGGAGCCAGTCTTGGCATTACCTGACTTTGCCAAGACATTTGAGGTGCATACTGATGCCTCGGATTTTTGCCATTGGaggtgtcttgatgcaggataaGCATCCCATAGCATTTGAGAGCCGCAAGTTAAATGAGACGGAGTGGCATTACACGGTGCAAGAGAAGGAGATGACCTCCATTATGCATTGCCTTCGtacatggcgacattatttgcttGGGTCGAGGTTCGTGGTCAAAACCGACAATGTAGCTACTAGATACTTTCATACACAAAAGAAGCTCACACCAAAACAGGCTAAGTGGCAGGATTTCTTGGCCGAATTTGATTTTGCGATGGAGTATAAGCCGGGCAAAGGTAACgttgtagccgatgccttgagccggAAGGTCGAGCTTGCTGCAATCACTTCAACAAGATGAGACATTCGTGAGGCTATAAAAGAAGGCGTGCAGCATGATCCAATAGCCAAACAACTTATCGAGTTAGCCAACCAGGGCAATACGAGACATTTTTGGGTCGAAGATGGTCTACTGCTTACCACAGGTCGGCGGGTCTACGTGCCTAAGTTTAGAGACATTAGACGGCGGATCATAAGGGAGAGCCATGACATAATGTGGGCTGGTCATCCAGGCCAACGTCGCACTAGGGCCTTGGTTGAGTCAGTCTACTATTGGCCACGCATGCGAGATGACATAGAGTGTTATGTGCAGACTTGTCTTATCTGTCAACAAGACAAGGTTGAGCAACAAAAACCCGGAGGACTTTTGGAGCCACTACCAGTTGCAGAGCGTCCATGGGAGAGCGTGACTATGGACTTTATCACTTGCCTATCGAAGTCCGACGGTTATGGTACTATTATGGTGGTCGTGGATAGATTTTCCAAATATGCCACCTTCATGCCCGCCTCACCAAGTTGCACTGCCAAGGAAGCCGCCAAGCTATTCTTTAAGAATGTGgtgaagtattggggcttaccaagGCATATTATCAGTGATCGAAACCCCCGTTTTACTGGGAGCTTTTGGAGAGAATTATTCGACATACTTGGCACGGAACTGCACTTTTCCACTAGTTTCCACCCACAGAAAGATGGACAAACGGAACGGGCCAATGCCTTACTAGAATGCTACTTGAAGCATTATGTAAGCGCGCATCAAAAAGATTGGCAAGGCTCCTAGACATCgcccaattctcttataacttGCAGTGGAGTGAGTCCACGGGGCGGATACCATTTGAGCTAGCCACAGGCCAACAACCACAAACTCCACATTCATTACGAGCTGCGTTCGAGGGAAAGAGTTTGGGGGCTTATCATATGGCCAAAGGATTGGAGGAGCAGCTTGACACTGCTAAGTCCTACTTGGATAAGGCagctaagaagatgaagaagtttgCAGATCGTAAGCGGCGTCCCACGGACTATAGAGTTGGGGACATGGTCATGGTGAAGTTTAACCCAAGACAGTTTAAGGCACTACggggcatgcatcagaatttgatTCGCAAGTATGCGGGGCCATTTAAGATCGTCGCTAAGGTAGGCAAGATCTCATACAAGCTTGACATGCCATCATATCGTAAGATCTACCCTATCTTCAATGCTAGCATGCTTAAGCCATATCATGAAGACAAGGATGATCCAAGTAAGGGACAATCAAATCAAGCGCCTATTACTATcaccatttggcatatattaataccatgtggaagcttacataggaggaaagctagtatttgtgagaagattctagagaagtatggacatttcctttggaagatcctagatgcttatggatttgctaggaaagtccttggaatcttctaggcttgtagagaattctagagaaagcccttatcttgtaaatattaaggacttgtgtaacaattaatatttacacactagcccctaggaaactagtatataaagggggggcattcatttgtaattcatcaagcaaacaattcaagttctctctaatacaaagtttcatttaacaattctcttgtgttctttctaccattctcttagcgatcttgagtgtagtaaggctgacttgacatagcaagaacgtgagcaaattgtcaagtgccgcacgtgtacttagttaacgactaaggaTGTGACACAATGTACTCTTGTTCATAACGAGATTATGGGATGTATGATTAGTGAAGAGTGTGAACCGCAGGACCTTTACTACCTCTATTCCAACATATGATAATTTCAGATCCAAAACACAGCCAATGGATGTAAGGAAACAGAACACTCTTCAGAAAAGAAAAGCAGCATGAATTTAAGTTTAAAACAGTTTCCTTAGGCCAAATTAGAAGATAGAAACTTGATTTTGCATTAGCTAACAGATTGGAATACAAGAACTACACACAAACAGGGCCACAGAACATAGTACAAGATAGTCGTAACATTGGCTGAAGTGGAACGCAGTGCCCTGATCATGAGTACAAAATATTAATCTAGTCCTTTTCTTGATCACCATGAAGAGAAATCCTTTCCATGATATTTGCCACCACCTCTTTTGACTCCTTGAGAAGCTCGACACTCTTGTTGAGCCTAGTGCGTTTCTCGGCAATCAAAGGTGACTCATCCAGCATTCTCTTGATTCCACCCCCGTGAGGCGCCATCAGATCCTGAACGATCTCCTCTTCCATCTCCTTGTTAACCATCTTTTGAAGGCTGAACATAATGTGCAAAGCCATAAAATCAACCATCCTCATCAACACAAGTTTCCAATAGGCAGTGATCCTCATCTTCATATCAAATGCCTGCTGCACCGAACCTAGATGCTTCCTCAAATGACCAACATCAATTTCTCCAACACCTTCCAAGTTTATTACGGAGGGCTTCCTCGGGTCGTTCATAATCTCCATAAAGGTGTTTTGTTGCGCAATGAGCTTGCTATAAGTTGCTAAATAGTCAGGATTACAAGTGTAATCAGTCATCTTTTCCATCCCGATGATTTCCCTTACCCAATCAACTGATTCGTTCTTCTTGATGAGAATCAAGTTTTGAGCAGCTCTTCTGGTGGAAGACTGAAGCTGTGGGTAGTTATCACAATGATACATCAACACTTTGATAACAATTCTTTCTACGTAATTCCACAGTCTACCCACGAAATCCTCTGGAGCTACAGCAATTTCCTTGACTTTTTTCTGCAATACATTGAGGAAAACGGCCCGAGGAAGGAAGTTCGGCAATCCAATCCCTTTTGTTTCCTGTAAAGCCATGATCTCTTCCGTCAAAAAGTCTTCTTTTTTCTCTAAATTCTTTGAATGCAGCTCAATAGAGTATTGGTCAAGCATTTCAACCAGTCTAGCTGTGCAATGCATTTCTATTTCTTCCGGATACTCGTCAAACTCCCCTCTTAGAAGAATTTTCTTTAATGTTTCCTTGGATGAACTCAGAATATGCATGAATGTCGTCAAAGCTTCAGCCACAGAACTTAAATGCTGAGGCAGCCTGTTGAGTTCGGCGACATTAGAAGTTAGTTTGTCATTGATTTTCCCCACAATTTCAGGCAAGCATTTCGAAATGATACTTGCTTGAATACGCACCAGCTTTTGTGCCAGAACTGGAATGCCAACCATGGATTTATCAATCTTTGATAAAAGTGGATGGGTTGAGAAAAGCCTTGCCTCATCACTCCTGGCTTCTTCGTAAGACTCATTCCCAATTCTATTCCTCACACAAACATAGCCGAGTCCTATATTCACTTCATCTGCAGTAACTTTCTCAAGCAAACCTTCAGGAGCTTTATCGGCCTTTGTCACAACGGCTAAAGTCCTTTCCCCTGTTTTGTCAACCTTCTGAGACATCCTAATAGACTCACAAGTAGGAAAATCAACAGTAGCTGATAAAACATTCAAGATTATGCTTTCCTCAGGAGCTATGTATTTCATAATGATATCAGAAATCTGCTCATAAATGTCTTCAGGTTGTCCCTGAACAGGAACTCTAGTGATTCCAGGCAAATCTACCATGGTCAAGTCAGGCACACCACTCTTTTTCACTACAAGTGTTAAAGGGTTGTTAGATATGCCCTTACCATGGCCAGCGATCTCATCAGTTGCAAGAATGATAGCATCTGCAATGCCATCTTCATCGACAGGGAGCGACTTCTCATTGTACTCTAAGCGAAGATTTGTTGTTGTGATTTTTGTGTCATTTTGCAGCCTCATAATTAGAGGGACTCTGGTGCAAATGCCTTGCCCTCTAGGAAGGCTGATTCCAGCAAGGGATTCAAGAACACTGGATTTTCCAGAAGATTGATCGCCGACTACTACGATGGTCGGAAGCTGGATGCCTTCTTGCATGATGTTAAGGTGGCGGAGTTTGTCTACGCAGTCGAGGAGTGGCCGGATTCTATCATTGAAGGATGCAACAATAGGAGGATGAACACCACAAGCTGGTGGTGCTACTACTGCAAGAGGTTTAGGATCAAGAACATCATTTGAATCAGATGGATATTGTTCATCAGAAGAGCAGCCATCGATGTTTTGGTAAGCCATACTTTCTTGAGAGTAAGTAGAAATGGTTTTGAAGGTTTCTTTCAAAGGTGAAATTGGTGTGGTGAAGTATACAAATAACTTTTAGGTGTTGTTTGGTTTaagagataaaagatgtataaTTCTGGTATACTATTTTGGCAGAAGAGAAATTACTGTAGTTAAGTACTTTGGTTTTCTGTTTTTCCTATACATGAAATTAACGTGTTACTTATATAGTGTTTGATTTTTCAGATAAAATTCATTTTTACTTGTGCATAGTTTAATACCAAAAACCATATTATGGTCGAACTTTTATCCTAGGAATAAATCTAGCTATATGGGATATAATGTGcaataaaaacaaaaacaaaaaaatatcatGTGCTTAGCCAGTAAGACAATCATCCGTACTTCAGATGGATGTGAGAACACTGTGGGACCTATTTAagtaaaaaagaaataaagaaaagaaagaaaaaatgatttACAAAAGGAAAAGCAAAAGCAAAAGCAGAAGCAAAAATAATGTAATTTGTGGGacccatttaaaaaaaaatcaaattggtttgatttggtgaGCGGTGGAGCAACACCAATTTTTCAATCTTGCAAATCTACAAAGTAGGAGCCGAACCAATTTTAATTGGTTTTGGTGTGCAACAACACTGTAAATAGAGATGATTCCTCCTCATTGTAAGCATAtcaaaaataagagagaagcaatagaagttaaAGAGAGTAATCCACATATTATATTCTGTGAGATAAATAATGGGTGTGAATAATATTATAGTAAGGTATTTAAAATatagagtgttatttctttcgaagttgtagtagtcttttgacactactaagttgtaatattatagtggtaatatTTCTCCGTTCGAGTATTATATTTTATCCCGTTAAAATATTTGGTGttattgttactctcttgtgttattattatttaccgTGAATACTATTCCTGGGCGGGATATAT
Encoded proteins:
- the LOC104092278 gene encoding dynamin-related protein 4C-like; the protein is MAYQNIDGCSSDEQYPSDSNDVLDPKPLAVVAPPACGVHPPIVASFNDRIRPLLDCVDKLRHLNIMQEGIQLPTIVVVGDQSSGKSSVLESLAGISLPRGQGICTRVPLIMRLQNDTKITTTNLRLEYNEKSLPVDEDGIADAIILATDEIAGHGKGISNNPLTLVVKKSGVPDLTMVDLPGITRVPVQGQPEDIYEQISDIIMKYIAPEESIILNVLSATVDFPTCESIRMSQKVDKTGERTLAVVTKADKAPEGLLEKVTADEVNIGLGYVCVRNRIGNESYEEARSDEARLFSTHPLLSKIDKSMVGIPVLAQKLVRIQASIISKCLPEIVGKINDKLTSNVAELNRLPQHLSSVAEALTTFMHILSSSKETLKKILLRGEFDEYPEEIEMHCTARLVEMLDQYSIELHSKNLEKKEDFLTEEIMALQETKGIGLPNFLPRAVFLNVLQKKVKEIAVAPEDFVGRLWNYVERIVIKVLMYHCDNYPQLQSSTRRAAQNLILIKKNESVDWVREIIGMEKMTDYTCNPDYLATYSKLIAQQNTFMEIMNDPRKPSVINLEGVGEIDVGHLRKHLGSVQQAFDMKMRITAYWKLVLMRMVDFMALHIMFSLQKMVNKEMEEEIVQDLMAPHGGGIKRMLDESPLIAEKRTRLNKSVELLKESKEVVANIMERISLHGDQEKD